A window from Exiguobacterium marinum DSM 16307 encodes these proteins:
- a CDS encoding DUF58 domain-containing protein, with protein MTFSTHNALQKQWIPVYGFAGVILVFVPYMEIVGYALCLLAGIVWFFERTRKQLEQALRLHIHTHESLLFVGDETEVQLILDGSEVVERLGLPVRVRLKSNTALSFPAHDRSPNSLDLTLRADQARHMLHIQAEFRGPAYIEECVLAVTLPFHLGTYLLECPIEKRWTVLPSLTLHPPVGTKCLALGDRPLTASPLRNPLQILGSKPYEGEPVKEIDWVATAKLGQVQSKVFQKTSLDTFTFAVGLSGPSGYTLHHDFESIISQVAYVTTRLLKEECKVELFINRFNGEGKMEHISLQEGERGSRLILMMLADLHPGNRFISTDAFVRMVERKRLKQSHLVWFNQHNLYD; from the coding sequence ATGACATTCTCGACACATAACGCCCTACAGAAACAATGGATTCCGGTCTATGGATTCGCTGGGGTGATTCTCGTATTCGTCCCGTACATGGAGATTGTCGGATATGCGCTTTGTTTACTTGCGGGCATCGTTTGGTTCTTTGAACGGACACGGAAACAGTTGGAACAAGCTCTTCGGCTTCACATACATACTCATGAATCCCTCCTTTTCGTTGGCGATGAGACGGAGGTGCAACTGATTTTAGATGGAAGTGAAGTCGTCGAACGACTCGGGCTTCCGGTTCGTGTTCGACTGAAATCCAATACAGCGCTCAGCTTTCCAGCCCACGACAGGTCCCCGAATAGTTTGGATTTGACGTTACGGGCAGATCAGGCTCGTCACATGCTTCACATTCAAGCCGAATTCCGAGGACCTGCCTACATCGAAGAATGCGTACTTGCTGTGACGCTCCCGTTTCATCTCGGGACGTATCTGCTTGAGTGTCCGATCGAGAAGCGGTGGACGGTGCTGCCTTCCCTCACGCTACACCCTCCGGTCGGCACGAAATGTTTAGCGCTCGGAGATCGTCCTTTGACCGCTTCACCACTTCGGAACCCACTGCAGATTCTAGGGTCGAAACCTTATGAAGGGGAACCGGTCAAGGAGATTGACTGGGTCGCGACGGCAAAACTTGGGCAGGTCCAGTCGAAAGTTTTTCAAAAGACATCACTCGACACGTTCACGTTCGCAGTGGGCTTGAGTGGACCATCTGGCTACACGTTGCATCACGACTTCGAGTCAATCATCAGCCAAGTCGCGTACGTGACGACCCGGCTCTTAAAAGAAGAGTGTAAAGTCGAGCTGTTCATCAATCGCTTCAATGGTGAAGGGAAGATGGAACATATCTCCCTTCAGGAAGGAGAACGTGGATCACGCCTCATCCTCATGATGCTGGCCGACCTTCATCCCGGGAATCGTTTCATCTCGACAGATGCGTTCGTTCGTATGGTCGAGCGGAAACGCTTGAAGCAAAGTCATCTCGTCTGGTTCAATCAGCATAACCTGTATGACTAA
- a CDS encoding DUF402 domain-containing protein, whose product MPKRKYANRRDWERILKNRYAQVRVQTEQFSGVVALFQIDEVRAPQYKMHKGEEFIVADAGFSWLQYFPDNEPFGVTAMINPEGEIVQWYIDLVDGIGEENGIPYMDDLLLDILVFPNGDIVKKDEDEFEEATESGELTPEQVERGWREFEATLERIERGDFVYFDLAKGHYEQLKQKL is encoded by the coding sequence ATGCCAAAACGAAAGTATGCGAATCGACGAGACTGGGAACGGATTTTAAAGAACCGTTACGCACAAGTTCGAGTTCAGACGGAACAATTTTCCGGAGTGGTCGCCTTGTTCCAAATCGATGAGGTCCGAGCACCTCAATATAAAATGCATAAAGGCGAAGAATTCATTGTGGCGGATGCCGGGTTTAGTTGGCTCCAATATTTCCCGGACAATGAACCGTTCGGTGTGACAGCTATGATCAATCCGGAAGGCGAGATCGTGCAATGGTATATCGACCTCGTCGACGGAATCGGTGAAGAAAATGGGATTCCATACATGGACGATTTATTGCTCGATATTCTCGTGTTTCCGAACGGGGATATCGTCAAAAAGGATGAGGATGAGTTCGAGGAGGCGACCGAGAGTGGGGAGCTGACGCCTGAGCAGGTCGAGCGGGGATGGCGTGAGTTCGAAGCGACGCTCGAACGAATCGAACGCGGAGACTTCGTCTACTTTGATTTGGCAAAAGGACATTACGAACAGTTAAAACAAAAGCTATGA
- a CDS encoding tetratricopeptide repeat protein, translating to MRKIEIETWARRKHFEFFKAFDAPHFNVTANVDVTNLYTYAKASNQSFFKLFLYGAVRAANAIPELRYRIRGEEVVEHDVVHPSFTVILDEDVFNFCAATFNEDLPTFLQEVTMRMEQAADEVVVGDEEPDDLLYITSVPWVTFTSIMHPTHQQQHDSVPRIAWGKFERQGERLVMPLSVQAHHALVDGVHIGKYYETLQAWLDQDFAKKVTDVTEENEFDRAVRLREEGQLEQAKQLFLSLLRKDEKNPRLHAYCAWCYDSLGEEHQAVPHYERAIRLGLTGGELVESYLGLGSTYRALGRYAEAEQLFEDAIEQFPNHGALKVFQAMTHYNVGRHEEATGALLELLASPKPDESIARYRRAIAFYARNLNETYD from the coding sequence ATGAGAAAAATTGAAATCGAGACGTGGGCACGACGTAAGCACTTCGAGTTTTTCAAAGCGTTTGATGCGCCGCATTTCAACGTGACGGCGAACGTGGATGTGACAAATCTCTATACATATGCGAAAGCGAGCAATCAATCGTTCTTCAAGCTCTTTTTATATGGTGCGGTGAGAGCGGCGAATGCGATTCCGGAATTACGCTATCGGATCCGTGGAGAAGAGGTTGTCGAACACGATGTGGTCCATCCGTCGTTCACAGTCATATTAGACGAGGACGTCTTCAATTTTTGTGCGGCTACGTTTAATGAAGATTTACCGACGTTCTTACAGGAAGTGACGATGCGGATGGAACAAGCTGCCGACGAAGTCGTGGTCGGGGATGAAGAGCCCGACGATTTACTGTATATCACGAGCGTCCCGTGGGTCACGTTCACGAGCATCATGCACCCGACGCATCAGCAACAACACGATAGCGTACCGCGCATCGCATGGGGCAAGTTCGAGCGTCAAGGCGAACGTCTGGTCATGCCGCTATCCGTACAAGCCCATCACGCACTCGTCGATGGGGTACATATCGGTAAGTATTATGAAACGTTACAAGCGTGGTTAGACCAAGATTTCGCGAAGAAGGTGACCGACGTGACAGAAGAAAATGAGTTTGATCGAGCCGTTCGTCTCCGCGAGGAGGGACAACTCGAGCAGGCGAAGCAACTGTTCCTATCGCTCTTACGGAAAGATGAGAAGAATCCGAGACTACATGCATACTGCGCGTGGTGCTATGACTCGCTCGGGGAAGAGCATCAAGCGGTGCCGCATTATGAACGAGCCATCCGACTCGGGTTGACCGGGGGTGAGTTGGTAGAATCGTATCTCGGACTCGGCAGCACGTATCGGGCACTCGGTCGATACGCGGAGGCGGAACAGTTATTTGAAGATGCGATCGAGCAATTCCCGAATCATGGGGCGCTCAAGGTGTTTCAGGCGATGACGCACTATAACGTCGGTCGCCATGAAGAGGCGACGGGTGCGTTACTCGAGTTACTCGCCAGCCCGAAACCGGACGAGAGTATCGCAAGGTACCGCCGTGCCATCGCATTCTATGCGAGAAACTTAAATGAGACATATGATTAA
- a CDS encoding MarR family winged helix-turn-helix transcriptional regulator codes for MEPSDALKTITVLLRASQSLQDLVKQEVASYGLNATEFAVLEFLYHKGDQPIQVIGKKILLSSGSMTYVVDRLEEKGYLIRKACPSDRRITYAALTDNGEHLMQDIFPKHTEHMNAVFEGMHLSETIEQLK; via the coding sequence GTGGAACCATCTGATGCATTAAAAACAATTACTGTGCTGTTACGTGCCTCTCAGTCGTTACAAGACCTGGTGAAGCAGGAAGTGGCGTCTTACGGATTAAACGCGACCGAGTTCGCCGTACTCGAGTTTTTATATCATAAAGGGGATCAACCGATTCAAGTCATCGGGAAGAAAATTCTCCTCTCGAGCGGGAGCATGACGTACGTCGTGGACCGGTTAGAAGAAAAAGGGTATCTCATTCGTAAGGCTTGTCCGAGCGATCGTCGCATCACATACGCGGCGCTGACGGATAACGGAGAGCACCTGATGCAAGATATTTTCCCGAAACATACGGAGCATATGAACGCTGTGTTTGAAGGGATGCACTTAAGCGAAACGATTGAACAGTTGAAATAA
- a CDS encoding ring-cleaving dioxygenase, which produces MNHVKGIHHVTAITSSAEKNYDFFTHILGMRLVKKTVNQDDIQTYHLFFADDKGNAGTDMTFFDFPGIPKGKHGTNEIAKTSFRVPNDEALTYWARRFNRLGVEHEGIQEQFGKKTLSFIDFDEQAYQLISDEFNEGIASGEPWQNGPIPLEYAITGLGPIFIRIADITYFKQVMEQVVLFKEIGREGDVYLFEGGEGGNGAQVIVIHDETSPQARQGFGTVHHVAFRVENRSVLDEWTARLEQLGLPTSGYVDRFFFESSYARVAPQILFEWATDGPGFMGDEPYETVGEKLSLPPFLEAKRSQIEAMVRPIDTVRSTKTFEKEYEGMK; this is translated from the coding sequence ATGAATCATGTTAAAGGAATTCACCACGTCACGGCAATCACGAGTAGTGCCGAAAAAAACTATGACTTCTTCACCCATATTCTTGGGATGCGCTTGGTAAAGAAAACGGTCAACCAAGATGACATTCAAACGTATCACTTATTTTTTGCAGACGATAAAGGGAATGCCGGGACAGACATGACCTTCTTCGACTTCCCAGGTATCCCGAAAGGCAAGCATGGGACAAATGAGATTGCGAAGACATCATTCCGCGTGCCGAATGATGAAGCGTTGACGTATTGGGCCCGTCGCTTCAACCGTCTCGGTGTCGAGCATGAAGGGATTCAAGAACAGTTCGGGAAGAAGACGCTCTCGTTCATCGACTTTGATGAGCAGGCGTATCAGCTCATCTCGGATGAGTTCAACGAAGGTATCGCGTCGGGCGAGCCGTGGCAAAACGGTCCGATCCCGCTTGAATACGCCATCACGGGACTCGGTCCCATCTTTATTCGGATTGCCGACATCACGTATTTCAAACAAGTGATGGAGCAAGTGGTGCTGTTCAAAGAGATTGGACGAGAAGGCGATGTCTACCTCTTTGAAGGAGGTGAAGGTGGAAACGGAGCGCAAGTGATCGTCATTCACGACGAGACATCTCCGCAAGCACGTCAAGGGTTCGGTACCGTGCACCACGTCGCATTCCGCGTCGAGAATCGTAGCGTCCTCGATGAATGGACAGCACGTCTCGAGCAGCTCGGTTTGCCGACTTCTGGCTACGTCGATCGCTTCTTCTTTGAATCGTCTTATGCGCGTGTCGCACCGCAAATCTTGTTTGAATGGGCGACAGACGGACCAGGATTTATGGGGGATGAGCCGTATGAGACGGTCGGTGAGAAGTTGTCACTCCCGCCATTCCTCGAAGCGAAACGTTCGCAAATCGAGGCGATGGTACGACCAATCGATACGGTCAGAAGCACGAAAACATTTGAGAAAGAATATGAGGGCATGAAATGA
- a CDS encoding NADPH-dependent FMN reductase, translating to MSFLNHLFGKSDASQHNQGGTTMLNIGIVLGSTREGRVSPQVGEWVKELADKRGDANYEVIDIADYNLPLLGEAGQDASGAATWSEKIAQMDGFIFIVQEYNHSISASLKNALDYLRVEWNNKAAGIVSYGSVGGARATEHLRGVLSELSIAHVRVHPALSLFTDFENGTHFAPKDVQAQSVNDMIDQLLPWTEAMQSVRTKAGEVANN from the coding sequence ATGAGTTTCTTGAATCATTTGTTTGGAAAATCAGATGCATCACAACATAACCAAGGAGGAACTACTATGTTAAACATCGGAATCGTACTCGGATCAACTCGTGAAGGTCGCGTCAGTCCACAAGTCGGGGAATGGGTAAAAGAACTCGCCGACAAACGTGGCGATGCCAACTATGAAGTCATCGACATCGCAGATTATAACTTACCGCTCCTCGGTGAAGCGGGTCAAGACGCATCAGGCGCAGCGACCTGGTCGGAGAAAATTGCGCAAATGGACGGATTCATCTTCATCGTCCAAGAATACAACCATTCCATCTCAGCATCTCTTAAAAACGCACTCGACTACTTACGCGTCGAATGGAACAACAAAGCAGCCGGAATCGTCTCATACGGTTCTGTCGGTGGAGCGCGGGCAACAGAACATCTACGGGGTGTTTTGAGTGAATTGTCAATCGCTCACGTCCGTGTCCATCCTGCCCTCTCACTCTTCACAGACTTCGAGAACGGCACGCATTTCGCTCCGAAAGACGTTCAAGCACAATCGGTCAACGATATGATCGACCAACTCCTTCCATGGACGGAAGCGATGCAATCGGTCCGTACGAAAGCGGGAGAAGTTGCAAACAATTAA